From Impatiens glandulifera chromosome 7, dImpGla2.1, whole genome shotgun sequence:
TCCTtttatcttcagctgtccattcgcATCTTGGGttctcaatctttattggaACATCCTTGATAACGTACCACATATCGTCGTCTTGGTAGACCAGCTGCACCTCCATGTGAATCTTCTAATCATAATACACTTCCTTGCAGAACATGGGAAGCTTGTTGAGAGACATGATGACATCTgattgcttgagaatagaaaaaacATGCTTTGAtatcacttgttaggatcgggtgcaacaatagagacggggtctgactatGTTGAATGCTTATACACTTCactttgatattaactctgttagaaattaatatcagtttttattcttcacaagtcttcacaaactcttgaacaaaatcaagtgcggaaatgtttgtttggaCTTGAAGCGACAGATGAAAGGGGTTTGAAGATtatgaaagtaaagaacacaagacacaaagtttGTTTAAGGATGTTCAGAGTAAaggctcctacgtcaccccttcttctcaaccttgagaaggatattcactagaagatttggtttgagtACACCGCttacacaaacccagtcggaCAACCAGGACCTAGACACTGCCTATTTCcaaactcctagcacacaacaCTCTGTTGATCAGAACATATTTTGTCAACTCATAATACTGAAATCTCACACAAAAAGAGAAGGATGTAATACAACGTAATAAACTAGCAAACTTGTAAGCTTTTAGAACTTGAGAGCTTGAGCGCTTGAGAGATTGATTTAGAAAGGCTTAAGACTCATAAGAAATCGTAATCACAAACTTGTGTAGAAAGGTTGAAAACTGGTGAATCAAATTGTCCTCCAGCTTCTTTTTAAATAGGCAATATACAATGTACAAATTTGCTTCATAGGACACTTGTCCTAATTTGGTTGGATGACTACCAGAATTGTACATCAGAGAATATGCGCTTTTGATAGTATCTATACTGGATgatagtgcgccaaatattcattaatgagATGTGGTGTACTGGGAACGTACAACGCATGGGATTTAAATTATCTTGGTACGTGGCAGTCTTCTATAGGTTTAGCTCTACTGCTGTGTCAGACTGTCAATAATGGATTGATGATGCGCTAAAAATGTATTTTGGatgcttgatcaaataccgatTTTGATCAAGTACTGGAAGATCTTCATAAAAACCGAACTTGATTAAATACTGAATTTAATCAAGTACCGAAAGCGCCTTGATATAAAATCGGACTGGTTAAATACCGGAAGACCTTGTATAAAACCGAAAGGaatataaaaccggaagcgtTTATCCAAAAATCGATTTGAATAAACTACCGAGCGCGCTTATATAAAACTAAAGTTAATATAATACTGGACGCGTTTATATAACACCGAAGTTAACAAAATACCGGACGCGCTTTTGTAAAATACCTTACTCGATATAAAACCAGAAGCTAACAAAATACCGGATGCGTTTCTGTAAAATACCGAACTCGATATAAAACCAGAAGCTTACAAAATACCGAACGCGCTTTATTAAAATACCGAACTCgatataaaaccggaagcgcttcTTCAAATATCGATTTAGACAGAATACCGAATTTGAGATAAAACCGGAAGCGTTTATCCAGAAACCGATCTGGATAAACTACCGGACGCGCTTCTTCATAATACTAATGTTAACATAAAACTGGAAGCACAACTCCAAAACCGATCTGGACAAAATACTGAATTGGAGAAATATCGAATTGGAGATAAAACCAAAAGCGCCTCATGTAGAATCCAAAGTTGAtgaaataccgaatttgatcaactaacaGACAACTTTCCTTTCCGGTTTCTTCAATCTGTACAGagttaatttcaaacaactcagtttttatttatacacttataattaaactttaatttaacaatttctttcttttgattatttaaactaaattatcaaaaacccggtaattttataacattggctaattatcttaaattaattagttactttaatctaacaaatactttaaatatttattaaatattttgtttaaaatatgatataatagatgttatcataaaatatattatgttattaaaaataatgattaacttaaaaatagttaattaattactattaaaaaaagtatttaaaaactaatttataatattttaacatgttttaaataattataaacatttttatttataatgttattgcttacaaaaagtaattttattatttaaaaaaatatttttaaatttaatattaattaaaaagtttaataaaattaattaaaaagctaaaaattaaaacagtaaaaaaaattaataaaaaagttataatatattttagtaaaaatactCACTGATAATACTAGAttcaatttgatttaattttgtgTACTACATTTGTCAATTGTATTTCATATACTGTAAATATCTTGgatcaatattatttaagaatacAAATTTTAAACGCCACCCTATATTGCACACCACATCTTGCACGGGTAAAAAGtagtctttattttttataaatataaaattacaaataaaaattcaattatatgaGTATTGGATTAGTCtacatcaaattaaaaattttgagaatatatctggttattttgttattatttgatcaaagtataaataaatttcttatttttttattatctcccTTAAGAGTTAGTTTGGATTTaagtttttttcaaattttgtggaattacttagaattttttttctctattatatcactaaattttttaataattaaatcacttatttctttaaaataaatatttaatcaaacaaaaagaatttcaataaaatataataaaataatctccACAGAGGTATGTCATGAAAGACCCAGTTTTGGTTCGTTTGTGGgacaaactaaaatttgaaagacTAGTGATACAATGATATCAAATTGatgaattaatgaaaatgaaacaaCCATTTTAAACTCCACATTTTATCCACGATAATATTCATTGACTCAAATGTTATAGGAGAGATGATTCTGATATGACACAAATTATTCTTCCTAGATCCGAAGaatgaaatttattaatttagtctagcaaattttcttattttatgtttttattgatgattttaatTAAGGGTTATTTAGGAAATACATACGAACATCTGGTCAAATTTActccatttaaaatattaaatagtaaagTAAGCGTTTTATTTACTGTCCTTAAATGTTAATAAATCAGTGTACATCAATTGTTATTATTGATTCCTTTTAAATGTTTAGTGGGCCTGTCCGGGCCTATTCAGTATACaagtccatatatatatattttacaaggACTCAGAAAACAAGAGAAAAACTTTAGaaaaatagagagagaaatatgtcGATGATGATGTCCTTTCTGCTAGAATTTACGTATCGGGTGCCGTCGTCTCTTTTGCTGAATACGATGTCAGTGTTTATCGCCGGAATTTTGGCTAACGGCGGAATCAGCGAATTAATGGGGAAGAGTTTGCCCTATTCCAAGTTCTGGGATGCTGCAGGCGGTCAGAAATCCGACCGTGAACCAAAAAAGTTTTCCGGCAGAACCGGCATGCTCATTGCCTATGTGCCGGCGTTTATGGTTTCCATTCTTTCCTTAATCATCTTTCCTGATACAACTCTCAGGATTTTGTTGATCAAGTCTATTCTTGCTGTTCATTTTTTCAAGAGGATACTCGAGGTACATATCTCTCTCCCTGTCATTAAGTTTATTCCTTAACCTAATTGTTTCCGtttctataattataaaatatatataacatcaatCTCACATAAATGATATTTAGTATATGttggaaatttttattttattgaaagaatcatttactattttttttttggtttataaATTTACATGCATTGAGCCCTTAGTCCTAGGTGATTTTGATAATCTATTtcgtataattaaatatatgtatattttgacaatttaataaaaataaaaaagaaataggtacttttttattttctttttacttttttattactGCATTAATTCATTGCAATATTTTGAGTTTtcacattcaaattatttaaaagatatgcattaattcttttttaagaGATTTTGATAATCtatttcttataattaaatatatatatatatattatgcatattttgattatttaataaaaaaaaaataaatagtacttttttattttcttttgactgTTTTATTGCTGCATTAATTGATTGCAATATTTTGAGTTTtcacattcaaattatttaaaagatatgtattaattcttttttaagaGAACTGTGTTtatcttaataaatatatttatttgtttatttaaatttaatatatatattgactgaaattaatattattaatttatttaaataaacatggAACAAATACAAGATATTTAATTTTCCAAGTGTATCTTATTTAGaagtttcatatttataattaattcaagtTCATTTCTAGCTACttcaaaaattttatatattgactaataaattgttttaacctttcaatatataatatttataaattagagatATCCTTTTCTAAAGAACGAAAAAGTATAATAgactcattttttttcttataatcatttataacaagcagaatttatattaaaattacagTTAATCAAGAATATATTATTAGCaaataaggaaaataaaattagatttgtATATTATTGTGAATGTAAGGGCATAAATGATACTCATTGTATGgtattttcaaatgaatgagtaatcaaatatatactaatgagttttcattgttttttttatgcatATAGGTCCTATTTGTCCATAAATACAGCGGACCAATGCCTCTTGAAGCTGCCATCCTTATATCTTCGTCCTATTTCAACGCAACAACATGCATGATCTATGCTCAGCACCTGACATTGGGTAGTCCCGACCCGGCCATTGACTTGAAGCTTTGCGGGTTTTTGCTATTTCCAATTGGGATATCGGGCAACTTCTACCACCACTTGTTGCTATCAAGGATGAGAAAGGATGGTGAAAAGGGTTACAAGCTTCCAGTGGGCTGTTTGTTTGACCTAATAACTTGCCCACATTACCTCTTTGAGATCATAGTGTTTTGGGGGGTCTTTTGCATAAGCCAAACCTTGCTCTCTCTTATCTTTGCGTTGGGAACTACTTTTCTGCTGATAGGAAGGAGTTGTGCTACCAGACGTTGGTATATAACCAAGTTTGATGATTTTCCCAACAATGTGAAGGCCATTATCCCATTTATTCTATAGTTTAAGCTTTGTTTGGATTTCTTTTTCATTCAAATACAATTATCATATGAAATATGCAACTTTAGATTGTAGTACTGTTGTGTCTCCTTCGTTGAATAAGTGCAACAAACCTTCGTCAATAATTGCAATTTGCAAGTACTCCTCGGATgtcaatttatttatcttatagtCATCCCGTCATATATTGATTCATTGGTTTTATTTAATGTTGTTTTGGTTTTCATACTCAGTTATTAATAGGGATGAAATTGACACCCTATATCTACTATTTTTGGGACAATtggattcaaatattttaaattagattatgtgtcaaaataaatcttttaaaatattgagtTGATTCATACAAGTTTATGATTTTAAAGGAGATTAAACTATTCAAACTttgatgaatttaaatttataattataagattttaaaagtttataaataatttcgattttataattttacagaattttaaaaaaattattcattttaataaattaaaaatattattatatattaaaataaataaattaatataattaattttataaatataattttcaataatataatttttagtatatatatatatatttaaaatgatccatatataaaataaaacacttaattatatatatacataattataagCAATCATGTTTAccctcaaatttaaattttaaaatacactaaccaaacaaaataattttctaaaatttgtaTATAGGGTATGTAAGTAAAATTTAaacaacaatttattatattaatataattattttgaattattttgaataaataaaatcaaaataattaactctatggccaaaaacttattttaatcaaattaattaagggttaatgCCAATAcggaaaataaaattaattgagataaatgatatatctattttatcttaaaataattttagaaaaattaaaaggataaaaataaataatttagaatgaattattCTATCAATTTCATCTAAAGCAATTATATATAAccctaaaaatattaaaaaataaataaataaattggtaaatatttgtcatatttattttaatattttgtgtacttaaaaatatcataattaaacacaaaaaaagtgaaagaaaaatcaattataaataaacccttaaggattaaatatatatatatatatatacacttgtGATCCTATGTGACcgaaactaaaaaaattaattgcaACGCACACCATGGCCATCGAATGAACATTGAATTTTTATCTAGCGGCCAAGAAGCCTACACATAGCCGGTTGTAGCGGAGCAGCGTGTGCCCGAACCAAAACGGATCAACAAACAACCAGTTAGTTGGAACGCCAACGATGTTGGACAAATCACTAACGGAGTGCGTCCTAACATCAAAACAACACGTTTTTTGGCTCTAGTCTTCTTCCTCATCGCGACGTCGCGATAATAAGCTTCAAGATCCGTGTTGATCTTTGTTTTTTGGAACTCAATTGTTAGTCCATCTAAACGGTTGATTCCAATCCCAGAATGATCAACCTATGATGGTGATCATTCTACCTACAAACATTCTGTTACGGTTTATTTGTAACTTAGAATTTATGGgttcttgatttcaagaatcgagttcttgatctctaggaccgggttagaaatatataaacaaagggTAGTGGAAGTGTTTTGTAGTGGAGAATTTGGGATGAggggaaaaaataattaagggtGAGAAAAAAATagtgttggtctataccaaacagtccaaaaCAAAGGTTTagaacctaaaataaaataggggtgaagaactttcacaagagaattcaaatattcattattcCATGGTTGAGTCCTTGGGAAAGAgggatcagccttatataggtattgtcttgccccaaaatattaaaagattattGTTGTAACAACATAACATAATTCAGTTTGtaaaaaataacagaaaaggaaaacaaaacgaaatattaaaaccaaaacaaaaatttagCCCAAGGGCACACTAGTACCGTGAAGGGTGCTGGAATTATTTTAGGACTGCAACCTTTATTTCTGGACTGTAGCATTATCCCCCCTTCAAAATTTGTCTCCCTCGACGAAAAGACCGTGGCCTGGTCAACCTCTAATTCGCATCCTGCCAACTTCAAAGAGAACTTTTTTCTCTTGCCGTTCGGTTGGATTTTCAGCAGGTCCAGCAAGTGTCGGGGTCTAGGACTGAATTCCTTACAAAACCTTCAGCAACATCCTTTCAATAGTGGATCTTGTCGGGACCTAGTgcgtatataaaaataaaatgtctttCAACTCCCCTTATACTCTATGGTATTATCAAAAATTCAGAACTAatccttccttcggcccagcacCCCATAAGAAGTGAAGTAGCAATTCTTCTTCTAATTATACGCTAGAGTGTCATCAAATATTCAAGCCCAATTCTTTTGccgaactagcaccacaggggCAGCCAAACAGCCATGGCTTGTAATTATTCTCATGACTGGTGGTCGGTCTTTAGGTTGCTAGAATAGAGCATTAAAGTCTTTGATTCTGTGCTGGAGATCTTTAGGAGTGTCTTCCAATGTCGTTGCCGTAAGTGAACCAATTTGATATTCGTTCTTACTCTCTATTTGCACCATGGAAGCAACACTATATTTTTTCAAGGGCTTCTCCCACTGGTTGCCTTGTATCATGTTGACCTGTTCCCGAGGCATACCCTGCAAGACTATCAATGAATGCAAAGAAATGGCGGGTTCATCCCCTGCCTCAAGCAGCAAAGGTGGATCATCAAAACCTAGTTCTTGA
This genomic window contains:
- the LOC124909631 gene encoding 3-oxo-5-alpha-steroid 4-dehydrogenase 1-like, translating into MMMSFLLEFTYRVPSSLLLNTMSVFIAGILANGGISELMGKSLPYSKFWDAAGGQKSDREPKKFSGRTGMLIAYVPAFMVSILSLIIFPDTTLRILLIKSILAVHFFKRILEVLFVHKYSGPMPLEAAILISSSYFNATTCMIYAQHLTLGSPDPAIDLKLCGFLLFPIGISGNFYHHLLLSRMRKDGEKGYKLPVGCLFDLITCPHYLFEIIVFWGVFCISQTLLSLIFALGTTFLLIGRSCATRRWYITKFDDFPNNVKAIIPFIL